In Aethina tumida isolate Nest 87 chromosome 2, icAetTumi1.1, whole genome shotgun sequence, the DNA window tttatgatgcagaagtatttgtttaaatttttgaaaggtTTGTGGtagacattaaataaaatcatatgaaGATGGTAGATGTTGATCAATTGGATTTCGATTACTGAGTGTTGATAAATCTTAGAATGTTAGAATTATACAGAGTGTCTCTTAACTAATGGAtcatagataaatattatatttatgatgtagaaatgtctatttaaattttcaaaaggtTTGTGGtggacattaaataaaatctttagaaGATGTTCATATTTTCGATGTCGAAATTGAAGAGAAATATACAAAGTATCCCTTAAGTAATTCATAAATAGATATGATGCagaaatatctatttaaattttaaaaaggtttGTGGtagacattaaataaaagcttATGAAGTTAATTGATACATTCGATGTCGATTATTAAGTTTTGACAAGATAATTATACAGAGTGAAGGTCACTCAGGGAGGTATTTATAGTTCCACTAAACTActggaaaaacaatattttataagataatCAGAGAAGTAAaagagtttaattatttttaactatcagaaagaatataaaaatcaatattaaacttcTTGAGTTAACAAAATCTTTTTcctaatcataaaataaaatctatacatataaataaaattggagtgtttgtttgtaatattgaaataaccgttttttactacatgcatatcaatataaatacggtacatacaccaaaataacattttttacaatttttgtccctctgtctgtttgttccggctaatctctgaaatggctggaccgattttgacgAGACTATTATTGAcaggtagctgatgtaataaggagtaacttgtaagtaaattttattttagaaaaatacgcACAGAGGCCCTTCACGAAACGGACCAAACGCTACGTTGTTCACGCGTGGTGCGCCGCGGTTTCTATCCCGGATGAAGTCGCAGGTACAGCtggttaatcataaaattaatattaaactaaaaattaaatttttcaggaaattagtaatagtaaaaaataaaaatccataaagttattaaagtgaaactatgtaatttaatcagtatgaatTTATTCGTATCCTatagattttgatcgtatggaaaatgatatatatgttagcttacgtcatcaccttcaccgatggaccgatgcgacgtgctcacatctatttagactagttttgttttataagcaaatctgaagtatttgtttacatttaataatcggggcagttcttaagaaagaaccgagcagtcaagctttagatgttgagggttaaactacgtttgtcgtaataaagcgtattattgtgaatttagtgttttaatcaaactaaaaagacagattaacagtcgctaatctatcatcagaagtgggatatcttctcgtgaattatttccggaagaaaggacctaaaaaaatatttttttttttttttttgtgtttctttgtgaACGAACAATGGCAGACAATAGTGAAAAACGCGACCGCGCAGTAAGTCCGAACGTTGTGAACATTACCGAAAGTGCATCGGAGAGAGACTAGCAGCAAGAAAGTAACAACagattccaaaaacaaaacatggaaattttatCGACAATGGCCAACGCCCAAACTACTCAAGCAACATTGAAGATGACTGCGCAGAAGGTTTAAGTGTGGCTGCAGCGCAGTTTCGACTTGtaagatttagaaattgcatttgaggaatatgacttgaatttgtcaggaatggacgagtgggttacgaaagaaataaaagaacaaccgaATGCCGTTTGATCTCATAAACTCTCCATCAGATTATCAGAGCGCCATCGTTAAAGCCCTTGGACCACTTAAAGACGATATTGCGTTTGTTTATGTTGATGATGTGTTGTGCCCTCTCGACCCATTCAAGAATGTCTTAAGAACTTAAGAAAGGACATTGACGcccttaaatatacaaaaatgtaactttttccaaacatctgtgaaatatttaggtgTGATCGAAAAAGGACTGACTGGATATTTTAGACATCTTGTGAAAAACTTTGGAACTTTAACAGCACCGATATTTACACTGTTACGTGAGGGAAAATCTTTTGAATGGAcatgtaaatgtgaaaatgtgcgattgacttcttatccgattttcaacatttttgatctgGAATTGTCAACCGAACTACATACAGAAGCAAGTTCGTTAGGATTAGATGTCGCTGTTAGCTGTCGAATAGAGGAAAGTTGAAACCAAAGTATCACGGACCCTTTGAGGTAACGCATTGTTTACCTAATGAGAGGTACGCACTCCGAAGGATTGGCAGCCGAGGTAGAACTACAATAGCGGCACATGAACAGTTACGAACCTGGCCAGatacagaaattctataaggtatgatggatatagatttatttaataagattgatgtgtgaatgtgtgtaaaggtccctgcttagtaggctgtttaaggtccctgtgtatcaggctatatgtgaaggtccctgcttagtaggctatgattaaggtccctgctcggcaggctatttttaaggtccctgcgtcgcaggctatgtttgaggtccctactttgcaggctatgtttaaggtccctactttgcaggctatgtttaaaggtccctgctcggcaggctatgtttaaggtccctgctctgcaggcttagattgttgtgttctgggtctgtgagacaagcgggtaatagacctggtagtggttgaaccgcctctgagctcctggctagaatatggtatcttttgatagcacttgagagtcatgggtgtaacagacctgttgatggttgagtcgcctctgagcttctagtggttgttaactgtgccacataacagtctattttgttaaatgaaataaggtttagacttagttcttcgaatatattttgagcttgtactgctgttataatgtttacagattaccggTGTCAGGTGAATCTTTGCAAAACTGTGGAAGGGTCGAGGACGCCCCACATGTCAGGAAGgccgtgttagcttacgtcatcaccttcaccgatggaccgatgcgacgtgctcacatctatttagactagttttgttttataagcaaatctgaagtatttgtttacatttaataatcggggcagttcttaagaaagaaccgagcagtcaagctttagatgttgagggttaaactacgtttgtcgtaataaagcgtattattgtgaatttagtgttttaatcaaactaaaaagacagattaacagtcgctaatctatcatatatatatatatatatatatatatatatatataaaacccTATATTTGACcatttgtatatttcaatGATAATTAGATTAACTTCCAAAGAAAACaggttcattatttaaaacttcgtatttaaagattttccaTTAATTTCATTGTCGGACCTGCGTAGGTGCGATATCTACTTAACCGGATTAAGACGGTCGATTCCCGCCGATTTCCGGCGTATTCTCGGTAGCCCATAACCGAACGGCCATACTCCTCGGGCGCGATCTCGCCATATAAAGATCATAAAACGACGTCCGAGTCAAAGTCGTGACCGTGCAGACAGTAACTCATCGACGATCGGCTTATGTCAGGCATTTCCCTGCCCTCGGAATCGGTCTCGTCcgactttatgggaaaatcgTCTTGGTGTTCTGTCCCGCGGGCCAGACTCGATCAGACGTCCGCGTTTCTGCGTTCCTAGTGtcactttatataaattgggTTTGTAACGGGCCAAATTTCTAAAGTGCTCTCTAGATATAGTCGGGGGATTCGAATCGAAGTGTTCATTGATTCCCGATGTGTTGACTCTTGAATTTGGATtcgaatttatgaaaaatgttggtggtcctggaaaaataaatttgtatatgtaataattaaattttaaaattaataaatttagtcaGATATCATttcatttaagtttattaaatatgtctcctataacaatacaaaaaaaaaaaatagtttagttTATGGAGGGCGTAAAaagatattgtttttttatatatatttttattatttttatagcaattatgaCGTGACTTgaactacatttttaatttttgttattttcaatgggatatactatatttttgaaatttaaatttaacatgctACTATAAATATGGCTAACCAATACCCAAATCCAATAGTTTTAGAGGtaactaaaatgtctataaTGTCTGTCTGTAATTTTGATGCTGAACAATTCATTgtggtaatttttttacacGGTTTTcgttatttagatttaattatgcCTACTGATAGTAGGGATCGTATTTGTTTTGTATCTGAGAATATtctattacatttttgaaaaaaaattattaattcaaaaactattagGTTTTGGTATAAGATAtcgtaaatacattttatttgcaattacatctagaatttaataatacaaatatattaagggtggtcttttgaaaataacataGTTGATATAAAATCCTGGGAAagtgaaaatgaaattttggtttataGGCTTTTTAGACTAAAAAGATTATTAGGTTTAGCCATTATATTtggagaatttaataattcaaaaatataccaCTGAAAATGACAAAGTTGATGTCATTTTCAGTGGTATTTTATGTCTGGTGAAAtcagaaatgaaattttgatcaaaacaaattaaaaaagtatttcagGTCAAatgataataacatttttcatagTTCACCCTGtatgtgaaaataaataaaattctaaggaACCGTATTTAGAGTTTGAGATTGttcaaatgaattttcaattttctgttTAAGAGCAAtggaaataaacaattactgggtcttattgtaaatgtatttaaaaatgtctaaaaacatacaattACTGTTCGCAGTCAATAAATATACTGTTAATTACGacagcattttttatttccattaaatcCTTTCGTAAACAAGAATTTacgtgaattaaattaaattgaattaatatattattataaaaaagttcaatattataaaaatataataatgagttatttgaataaatttaacaatcagTCAAATTAGactaagattaaatattttattgatactttttgtaattttatctgaattattctatttatgtgtgcacaacaaaaaatatttagtaataaacttaaaagcaACTCGAAGATATTTTTGTGCACACCTAAAAACATCGATGCTAAATCCCGAATCATCGATAACCTTCTGCGATAATCCAGGGCGATACTATAATTCGctataattaacttaatcaTCAATTATCAGCTCGTCTTATGCCACTCGAATCCAATTGCTTAGACGTCGTCTGCCGGTGGTATGTGTGTGTATGCGCCCCTTTTCGGCAGGGCGGCATGCGACCGGCCTCCGCTACCACGACAGACTGCGGACCGCCAGTCATCCAACAGACGTCGACCGAGACCGATCGCACAGAGGCCCTTCACGAAACGGACCAAACGCTACGTTGTTCACGCGTGTTGCGCCGCGGTTTCTATCCCGGTTTACTCTCTGGTGTTCTTGCAGTGGTTATTGTTGCGTGAGTGTTTTACGATTAACATGGGATATTGAGTTGCCAGGTGTTGTACATTCGCGATGGTATTGTACGTAAATATGTTACTCTTGTTGCTGGTGGTTGTGTGTTGCGGCCCCGTCATGGGGGTAAACGAGAACTTCCTGAAGATGTTCGAGAACCAACAAACTCCGGTCGATCCTTGCTACAACGAGGACCGACCCAGAAGATGCATGCCGGACTTCGAGAACGCAGCCTTCGGGGTGCCAGTTAAGGCTTCATCCACCTGCGGTCTACATGCGCCCATGCAGTACTGCGAAGCACCCGAACCCGGTGCCACTCCTCAGTGTCACATTTGCGATGAGAGACAGCCCAGAAGTAGATTTCCTGCAACCCACTTAACCGATTTGAACAACCCTAACAACGTCACCTGCTGGAGATCCGAACCTCTTCCACCGGTCACTTCAATTAACGCCCCCCCGGACAATGTCACTCTTCTTCTGTCGCTCGGCAAGAAGTACGAACTTACTTACGTAAGTCTGTCGTTCTGTCCCTTCACCCCCAAACCCGACTCTATAGCCATCTACAAGAGCATGGACTACGGCAAAACCTGGCAACCTTTCCAATTTTACTCGAGCCAATGCAGACGTGTGTACGGACGGCCCAATCGAGCTACCATTACCAAAACTAACGAGCAAGAAGCCCGTTGCACCGATGCCCACAGATACACGGGAGGCGAGAACATGGGCTTCGGTCTGTCGCCCAGAATCGCCTTCTCTACCCTCGAGGGTCGCCCCAGTGCCCTCGACTTCGACACCTCGCCAGTCCTACAGGACTGGGTCACCGCCACGGACATAAAAGTCGTCTTCAACCGCCTCCACATGCCGGTGGAGGACTTATCCGACAACCTGGACCAGATCCTCGTCGACGAGCACTACCACAGCAAGCACATCGACGACAACCAGACCCGCGAACCCTCCGTCCAGCTCATCAACGAGATGCAGGCCCTCGACAACGAAGAGAAACCCAACACCAAGTCGGGCTCCAACGGCGAGGTGGTCGCAAACGGCGTCATGGGCGGCTACCATCAGGTGACGCATCAATACGCGGTGGCGGATTTCGCGGTCGGCGGACGGTGCAAGTGCAACGGGCACGCCAGTCAATGCGTCGCGGATCGGGATGGTAAGCTGGCCTGCGAGTGCAAACACAACACGGCCGGTCGCGACTGCGAGCGATGCAAACCCTTCCATTTCGACAGGCCTTGGGGCAGAGCCACCGCCAAGGACGCCAACGAATGCAAAGGTAACGTaccagtttttaaaaatcctTTAGAAGGTTCACCGCACAGTATAAGATGAATGGGGAACGAGAACGTAATAAGAAACAAACAAGAACTCGATGATCTTAAAAAAACGTTTATGCAAAAGCGATCGAACCCTTGCGTTTTTTAGGCGCCCGAGGCGGTGCTACCGCCGCGGTTATGCCTACGAGTGCAAAGGTAAGATTTATTGGGGATTTAATGAAGGCATCTACATATAGATATGTTTTCTGTAGAGACATAAACCAATATTTATTGAGCCAGAACCAATAATTGAATATGTGAGAGATGAATCGTAAATAACTGCACGAAGAAAGATGATTGCTGTATTATTATCGACCTGGTAGCGTGAGGTTTAAATCTGTTTAATGAGCGCATTaacgaaaaatatatatttatttacctttaaaGTCTTTAAACAATGAACCGAGTCCAAAAATGCGTGGTTCCAAAACGTCGTCTCCATGATTCAACTTTCCAACTTGGATGCGAAAATTGCTGCAGATAATTTGCTCATATACTACCCAAATATCGTCATTTGTGAAATTAACTTCGGTTTACGAGATATAATTCCTTGGAGAATTAAAAATCGTAATTTTACAGGGATTATTATGACTGGTTCCGTTACtccaagataatttaatttgtcccACTTCTCATTCCTGAAAGCCTTCCGATGTGATGTCGAAAGCTGCGGTAATtcgcatttttttattgcaccTGGAAAAGGTACGATAATggacatttaattaaagatattaacTGCCTAAAGTGAGTACCACTCTCCAAGTGCTGTTTTTACTAATCAAATTACTGTTTACTTTGATATTAATTGCAGGTATAATGTCGCgaggtaataaaattacaaaacatgTTGTACCCGTTCTTTTTTGTCTTGGCGCTAGTTTTAATCTTGTTTCGAGCAATTTTGAAgtatataatatgtagtaaAACCAGGAGCGAAAATGCTTACATCACAATTGGTAATAGTCGATGGAAGCAGAGGCTTTTAAAAGGCTGGAGCAAAGTGTGGGCACTTAAAATACGTCAAATATCAAAAGCAACCATCGAGCTTATACCTGTTAACTATTCATAAATAAGGTCGTTAAGTTTCTACCATAAATCTATTCATATGTGagcgattttttattaaaggcaAAAAGGAAGGTCGGGTGGAAAGTTCACAATGGCATAAAAGCagtccatttaaaaatagaaggaCAATTATAAGGGTGTATGAAGCACTGGATACTGTCAATATTAGAGATGTGCATTGTGCACTTTTATATGGGATATTTCCTTGTGCCAGTATTTGGATAACACAGGTTTCATACGTTGGAATTCATAACAAGCGTGACAAAGACGGAGAAATGTATGGGAAAAACAACTTTAATGACACAAATGTACCACTTTTAGAGAGCAATATTCTCATAAACTTTTACTGAACGTTTTTAACTATCAGTTCAAATTATTCttgaatcaaatattaataattagtactcgcaagattaattttttaattttaatttaatatcacttTTACAACCGCAATGTTCAAGTTTTTACTTtcgtttttatcaattaactcCTTTAGTTCCAATTATTTTCATCTcaagattaatttttgatgtcTTTCTTCCTTAAAAGGTTACTGTTTACTCCTTACTTCTGGTACTAATTATAGAGTACGATTTGGCACTAAAACTAAGATTGTTGCCCTAACATACATACCATTTGTATGATTCCAGTAACATTCCTGTAAATATCTACGCAAAGTAGCCAAAGAAacataaaacagtaaaaaacaGCTTTGTAACAAAAGAcattagtataatatattgtatgcATTGGTTTAACAGGTGTTGCGTGAGAATCCTATTCTTGTGAAGATTTCTAGGTTGGTGTGACCATGTTTAATTTCCACGTTGGGCAAAGTTGATTTATGTGACTGCGAAGATTTACCGTGATCATAATGAAGGCATCTACATACAGATCAGTTTTCCTGTAAGGACACGAACCAATATTTATCGAAGCGACGGTGATAATTGAATGCGGACCGGCGATGGGGATTTATCAAAAGAACGAGTTCCGAATGACAAATGACGGCGTCCACGTTTCACGATGTTTGGCGATATTTATTGAGCGTGATACTTTACAACATTTGTGTATTACCAGCTATAATTAACTTCGCTGGAATACATACTAATGTTACCGCAACATATTATGCCGGCAATAATTCAATGGCCGAGCGGAACGTGCCGGATCATCGGTACATGTGATCCACAATGGAGTGCAACCTTTTTTTTCTCTGTTGGCTTGATCGAAATTGTGTGTCGGTGATTGACTTTTTTTCCAAAGAATTGAATCCAGCCATTTTGcctcaaaaattgtttacaacaTAATGGATGTGGTTGGCGATTCCATTGTTCACAATACTTTGAATAAGATAGGCTTAATTAAAGATACAATTAATTcctataaattactattttttaaaatactaattttatttaaaaattagttttaggttcagattttttaatttatttattttaaaatttattttatttctaaaattttaaataaaatctttaattttttatattttttctaattttttatgtaaatttttaattttttaatttcaatattttattagtttttactttttataatataaatttgttgtacTTGAGATTTAagtatagattttttaatttatttgttttaaaacttatcttatttctataaatttaaataaaaacttcaaatttttatatattttataattttttatgtaaatttttaattctcttatttaattattcatagtttttatcacataaattttatatacttgaGTTTTaagtttagattttataatttctttttttaaaatttattttatttttataaatttaaatataaccttcaaatttttatatattttataattttttatgtatatttttaattttttaatttcaataatttattagtttttactttttataatttaaattttttgaacttGAGTTTtaagtttagattttttaatttatttattataaaatttattttaattctataaatttaattaaaatcttcaattttttatacagtttataattttttatgtaaatatttaattttcttaattcagtattttattagattccagattttataattaaaattttattgttttaaaatttattttatttttataaatttaaataaaacctttaaaattttatataatttataattttttatgtaaatttttaattttttaatttcaatattttgttcgtttttactttttataatttaaatattttgtacttgaGTTTaagttaagattttttaatttatttgttttaaaatttattttaatgttttgtgtataacaaaaaatcaaaattaataacaataagtaaatctttttaaaggataatattttatataaggataaataataataataata includes these proteins:
- the LOC109595353 gene encoding netrin-1 isoform X1 is translated as MVLYVNMLLLLLVVVCCGPVMGVNENFLKMFENQQTPVDPCYNEDRPRRCMPDFENAAFGVPVKASSTCGLHAPMQYCEAPEPGATPQCHICDERQPRSRFPATHLTDLNNPNNVTCWRSEPLPPVTSINAPPDNVTLLLSLGKKYELTYVSLSFCPFTPKPDSIAIYKSMDYGKTWQPFQFYSSQCRRVYGRPNRATITKTNEQEARCTDAHRYTGGENMGFGLSPRIAFSTLEGRPSALDFDTSPVLQDWVTATDIKVVFNRLHMPVEDLSDNLDQILVDEHYHSKHIDDNQTREPSVQLINEMQALDNEEKPNTKSGSNGEVVANGVMGGYHQVTHQYAVADFAVGGRCKCNGHASQCVADRDGKLACECKHNTAGRDCERCKPFHFDRPWGRATAKDANECKACECNQHARKCRFNMELYKLSGRVSGGVCLKCRHYTAGRHCHYCREGYYRDPTKQITHRKACKPCDCHPVGASGKTCNQATGQCPCKDGVIGITCNRCAKGYQQSRSHIAPCIKIPVVVQMMATEEESDDYTGEDPDSASGDQCGKCKAATRRLNLNKYCKRDYAIMGKVLSRLDGEEEEHTKGWVRFMIHVDLIYKKSPGSRIRKGPVSMLVPASDLACKCPKIKTGKSYLFLGREKDDSPGGIITNSLGVTQRSIVIEWKDEWDQRMRRFRRRARKCK
- the LOC109595353 gene encoding netrin-1 isoform X2 — encoded protein: MVLYVNMLLLLLVVVCCGPVMGVNENFLKMFENQQTPVDPCYNEDRPRRCMPDFENAAFGVPVKASSTCGLHAPMQYCEAPEPGATPQCHICDERQPRSRFPATHLTDLNNPNNVTCWRSEPLPPVTSINAPPDNVTLLLSLGKKYELTYVSLSFCPFTPKPDSIAIYKSMDYGKTWQPFQFYSSQCRRVYGRPNRATITKTNEQEARCTDAHRYTGGENMGFGLSPRIAFSTLEGRPSALDFDTSPVLQDWVTATDIKVVFNRLHMPVEDLSDNLDQILVDEHYHSKHIDDNQTREPSVQLINEMQALDNEEKPNTKSGSNGEVVANGVMGGYHQVTHQYAVADFAVGGRCKCNGHASQCVADRDGKLACECKHNTAGRDCERCKPFHFDRPWGRATAKDANECKACECNQHARKCRFNMELYKLSGRVSGGVCLKCRHYTAGRHCHYCREGYYRDPTKQITHRKACKPCDCHPVGASGKTCNQATGQCPCKDGVIGITCNRCAKGYQQSRSHIAPCIKIPVVVQMMATEEESDDYTGEDPDSASGGESVRKVQSRHQKTKPQQILQERLRNNGKSVVKTGWRGRGAHKRMGQIHDTRRPYIQKVTRFQDTKGSRFNVGTSI